A section of the Acanthopagrus latus isolate v.2019 chromosome 20, fAcaLat1.1, whole genome shotgun sequence genome encodes:
- the ngfrb gene encoding nerve growth factor receptor b, with protein MNPALLAVLLGVVGALANKEDCPSGQYTTSGECCLQCQPGEGVVRRCGVAQTVCAPCLDSETFSENFSHTETCQPCTVCTGLLRMKAPCTDSNDAYCVCNYGYYMNELSQRCEPCTKCPEGQGMLFSCEFNHDTVCEECSGDTYSDQESSREPCIPCNICDEGEMLQPCTSSADTICQVTVNPTVDYTQFEDPYEETTPSDIILPEDGTTTTKTTTTTTTTATTTTNGNSQQRLPDDLNDKLIPIYCSILAAVVVGVVAFIIFKSWNSCKQNKQGANNCTANQNQTPSPGGDKLHSDSGISVDSQSLQEQQAQTQAHTVVSLDEEPCLLLPLYAREKVEKLLFRGGEGDDCDHMDDSDWCNLAGLLGYEEERIATFRQEENPVRALLSDWASKDCASLDALCTALRKINRDDIAQSLVLSPNATKPTATSVV; from the exons GTTGGCGCTCTGGCCAATAAGGAGGACTGCCCGTCGGGACAGTATACGACCAGTGGAGAGTGCTGTCTGCAGTGCCAGCCCGGCGAGGGCGTCGTCAGACGATGCGGAGTTGCGCAGACTGTCTGCGCCCCCTGCCTTGACA gTGAAACCTTCTCCGAAAACTTCAGTCACACGGAGACGTGTCAGCCCTGCACGGTGTGCACAGGTCTGCTCCGCATGAAGGCGCCCTGCACGGACTCCAACGACGCCTACTGCGTGTGCAACTACGGCTACTACATGAACGAGCTCTCGCAGCGGTGCGAGCCCTGCACCAAGTGTCCTGAAGGCCAGGGCATGCTGTTCAGCTGTGAGTTCAACCACGACACGGTGTGCGAGGAGTGCAGCGGGGACACCTACTCGGACCAGGAGAGTTCCCGGGAGCCCTGCATCCCCTGCAACATCTGCGACGAAGGGGAGATGTTACAACCCTGCACCTCCTCGGCAGATACAATTTGTCAAG TCACCGTTAACCCCACAGTGGATTATACGCAGTTCGAGGACCCCTACGAGGAAACCACACCATCAGACATCATCCTACCAGAGGAtggcaccaccaccaccaaaaccaccaccaccactaccactacCGCCACCACTACCACCAACGGTAATTCCCAGCAGCGGCTCCCCGACGACCTGAACGACAAACTCATACCCATCTACTGCTCCATCCTGGCAGCAGTCGTGGTCGGTGTTGTGGCCTTTATCATCTTCAAGAG TTGGAACAGCTGTAAGCAGAACAAGCAAGGAGCCAACAACTGCACAGCCAACCAGAACCAGACGCCCTCACCTGGCGGAGACAAGCTGCACAGCGACAGCGGCATTTCTGTGGACAGCCAaagtctgcaggagcagcaggcccagactcaggcacacacag ttgTCTCCCTGGATGAAGAGCCCTGTCTGCTCCTTCCTCTCTACGCCAGAGAGAAAGTGGAGAAGCTGCTGTTCAGGGGCGGCGAAGGAGACGACTGCGACCACATGGACGACAGCGACTGGTGCAACCTGGCAGGCCTCCTGGGATACGAGGAGGAGCGGATCGCCACCTTCCGGCAAGAAGAGAACCCCGTCCGCGCGCTCCTGTCTGACTGGGCGAGCAAGGACTGCGCCAGCCTCGACGCGCTGTGCACGGCGCTGCGCAAGATCAACCGCGACGACATCGCCCAGAGCCTGGTGCTGAGCCCGAATGCTACGAAGCCGACCGCCACCTCCGTAGTGTGA